The sequence CGGAGGTGGCGGCGGTGCAGCGCACCGTGGGCTCGGTCCAGGACCCACTCACCTGCCAGAAGCCGCCGCCCCGGGCGACATAGCCGGACCAGTTGTCGCTGACCACCCGCGCCGGCTGGGCCTGCGCCGCCACCGGCGGCGAGACCCGGCTGATGATCACCGGCGGCTGCGGGGACGGGACCGGCGCGGCGGTGGGACGTTGAACCGGCCGCGGCGTCGGAGCCGGGGCTGGCGCCGCCGCGGTCGGGCTCGGGGTGGGGGGCACCAGCTGCGACACCGCCATCGGCACCGGGTCGGCGGTGGCCTCCGGGGTCACCTCCGCGGTGGGCGCAGGAGTGGGGACGGAGGCCAGTGCCGGGGTCGCCAGGGGCACCGGGCGCGGCCCGCCACACCCGGCCAGAAGCACCAGCGTCGCCGCCATCCCGGCCGCGACCACGGCTCGTCTCACCGACTCGACCTCCCTCTCTCGGACCCGTACATCGTCTGCGAGGGGGGCCCGAGCGTCGCACCGTGTGGCGGCACCGCAACCCGTCCGAGACGCCGCCGTCACGCCGTGGATGTGACGCCGGGGGCGCGCGGTTTCCTACGCGGAGGCCGCTGCGGGAGAGCGAGGGGCGTACCAGGGGTGGGACTTGAACCCACGGCCTGCGGGTTATGAATCCGCTGCTCTGACCACTGAGCTACCCTGGCGCGCCCCCACATTGTGACGGTGGGAACGGCTCCGCCGTGACCCTCAGCGGTGGGCGGTGACCGACGAGCAGGAGGCGCTCAGCACCTGGTCGAGGCCGTAGGCGCGGCGGCCGACGGTGGCGGAGTCGACCCGTGCGCAGGGCATCGTCAGGGTGATCCGGGTGGCCGCGCCGGCCTGGCGGGTCCAGGTGGCGACGAGCCCGGCGGTGAGCAGCACCACCGCGAGCAGGCCGGCCACGATGAGGCCGAGCCCGACCCACGCCGTCCGGCGGCGGAAGCCTCCGCGGGAGCGTCCCGCCCGGGGCGCGCCGCGCACTCCCCCCTGCTCCATCCGTGTCCTCCACTACCCCCGGCCAGACACCGTACTCGTCGACGCTGTCCCGAACCCGGCTGTGACGCACCGGTCACAGGAGCCGCACCGACCTGTCACAAGCGGCCGGTCGATCGGGCGCGGCGAACGGGGGTACGCTTGTAGCGGGATGGCGAACATCTGGAGGTTCGACATCGCCGTCGTGGAGCCCGCGCCGTGAGTCTCGACTGGTCGGACATCGTCACCGTCGCCCGGAAGCAGGGCTGGCGCGAGGAGCGCCGCACCCGGCACATCTGGCTCTACGCGCCCGACGGCCAGGGGACGGCGTGCATCCCCACGTCGACCAGCGACTGGCGCGCGATCCACAACGCGGTGGCGCAGCTGCGCCGGCTGGGGTTGGTGTGGGGGGGCCGCCGGGCCAGCCGCGGGCCCGGCCTGCAGGGGGGGCCACCCGAGGGGCGCGGCGACGACGAGGCGTCGACCCTCGCCCGCATCGAGTACGCGCTCTCCGTCGACGAGGCGGTCTACTGCGCGATCGTGAGCGCCAGCGCCCCGCTCTCCGCCACCGAGCTCTCCTCCACCACCGGGTTCTCGCGCTCGGCGATCCGCCCGGCGCTGCAGGCCCTCACCGCCGAGGGGTTCCTGGTGCCCGCCGGCAGCCGCACTCGCGAGAAGCGGGGCGTGCGACCCGACACCCTCTACGCTCTCTCCGGGGCCGCGCCCGCGGGCTGAGGACGGGCCGCGGTCGCGGGCTGGCGCACCGGCCGCAGCAGCCAGGCGCCGCACACCGTGAGCGCGATCGCCAGCGGGAGCAGCCGGGCGCCGAGGCCGAGGCCGAGGTCGGAGGCGAAGAAGCCGCCGAGGAGAACGTGCGGGTCGAACTCGGCGCCGGTGACCGCCAGCAGCCAGATGCCGGTGAAGCCGACCAGCGCCTCCCAGCGCCGGTGCCCGACCGGCCCCTGCACCGCGGCGACGGCGAGGGCGAGGAGCAGCGCGCCGGCGCCGCTGTTCAGCACCCCGGCGAGGGCGCCGCCGTCGAAGCCGCTGACGCTCACGGGCTGGGCGCCGCCGGTGATGGTGACGAAGGGCAGCAGGGTCACACAGACCAGCACGAGGACGATGCCGGCGCCGATCAGGCCGCCTCCCTGCCAGAGCGGGCGGGCGATCGCGGCGTGGGGCACGGCGGACGCCGCGGGGCGCCCGGCGGTCTGGGGCCGGCGGCGCAGGTGGACCACGCTGACGATCTCGAGCCGCATCTCGTGCTCCATGCGGTCGAGGTTGAACGCGGAGCGCGAGCCCGGCGAGAGCAGCACCCGGCGGGCCTCGCTGATCTGGCGGAAGCGCTCGGCGGCGGCGGCGTCACCGGGGTGCAGGTCGGGATGGCACTGCTTCGCCCGCTCCCGGTAGGCGGCCTTGATCTCCGCCTCACCGGCGTCGTGCGGCACGCCGAGGATGGCGTAGTGGTCGCGAAACCTGGTCGGAGTCGATGACCGCATCTGGTCCACTTCCCCCATTGCCTCACGGCGCCACGGGGGTGCCCATGACGCCGGGCAGCGAGACCGCTGCATCCTTCCAACGCGGCAGGCCGCGGCAGGCTTGCGCGGCGGGCAGAAGTCTGCCAGCCGCACGTCGACGCGACGCCACCCTGGACGGCCTCGACGCGGCCGCCCGCGCCGCCCTGGAGGCGCTCAGTTGACCCCCAGGCCGTAGAGCCCGTTGAGGCGGTCGCGCAGGGTGTCGTGGAGGAAGGCGCCGAGCTTCACCCCCAGCAGCTTGCCCTGGGCATCGTAGAAGGCGGTCGCGGGCAGGCCCATGGCACCGAGGGCGTCGTGCAGCCCGCTGTTCAGCCGTCCGCCGACGTCCTGGGCGATCGGCCAGCGGTCGACGCCGTACTGGCGGGCCATGCCCAGGCCGTCGCCCGACTCCTCGGAGTCGACCCCGACGAAGCGCACCCGGTCGCCGAGCTGGGTCGACATCGCCGACAGCACCGGCAGCTCCGCCCGGCAGGGGCCGCACCAGGAGGCGAAGAAGTTCACCACCACCGGCTTCCCCCTCAGGTCGGCGAGACGCACCAGCCCGGGGCCGTTCAGCCTGGGCAGCTCCCAGCGGGCGGGATCGGTGGAGACCGCCACCGGGGTGCCCGTGCCCGGACTGCCACCGGGCGGGCTGCCGGAACCGGTGCGGGCGATGAGCAGGGCGGCGACCAGCGCGACCGCCACCGCGGCGAGCGGCGCGATCAGCCGCAGCCTGCGGCCGCCGCCGGAGGACGTGGACGAGGACGTGGACGTGGGAGTGTCGGTCATCAGGCCCATTCTCGCCCAGGCCACCCACCCCGCCGCGGGAACGGCTTCAGCGTCCCAGCGACTGCGACCAGGCCACCAGCACCCCCCAGGCGGCGCTCCAGGCCAGCAGCGCCGTCACCCAGCCGGCGCCGCTGACCCGCGGTGCCCCACCCGCCCCCCGGGTCCGCCGGAACCAGTCCGCGGTGCGCGGTAGCGCCAGCCGCCACACCACGAAGGGGGCGAAGGTGACCAGCACGGCGAGGGAGAGCACCCGGCCCCGGGCGACACCGTGACCGGCCGCGAGGCCGGCCAGCCCGAGCAGCCCGCCGAGGGTGAGCAGCCCGCAGAGCGCGATCTGCACCCACCGAGCGGCCGGCACCCCGCGCCGCAGCGCCTCCCCGAGGGCGGCGACGACGGCGGCGGCGGCGAGGAGGCCGGCGAGGCCGCGGACGCCGCCGGACTGGCCGAGGTGCCCGCCGAGCCCGGCGATGCCCTGGGTGACCAGCTGGGCGGCGAGGGCCCAGTCGAAGACCACCGCGATGCCCAGCCCGGCGGGTGACCGGTGAGCGGTCTCCCCGGTGGCCCCGGAGGCCGTGGCGGCGCCGGTCAGGGGGTGCTCTGGGGTGTTGCCGCGGGACTGGCGGCGGTGGTGGCGTTGGTGGTGCTGGTCGCCAGCGACGTGCTGGTGCCGGTCAGCGTCGAGGTGGTGCTCGGGGCGCCGGTGGTCGTGCTCCTGCTCGTCGTCCCGGTGGTGGTGCCGGTGGTGGTGCTCCTCGTGGTCGTCATCGTGGTGCCCGTGGTCGTGGCCGTGGTGGTCGGGTGGCTGGTGGTCGTCGCCGTCGTCGTCGTGGTGATGGTGTGGACGGTGGTGGCCGAGGAGCTCGACGACTCCTGGTGGGTGGTCGACATCGTCGTCATCACCGAGGCGGCAGCCGACGGCGGCACCCTGGTGGTGGAGGTGCCCGCGGCCGTCGGCGGCTGGGTCTGCGCCGGCACGCTCACCGCCGGGGGCGCCGGCGGCGCCGTGGGCAGCACCGCGGGGTGCAGCGCCACCGTGCCGGTGGTGACCAGGGCGGTGACCCCGGCGGCGCCGCTGCCCGCGGGCAGGAGGCGGGGGATCAGCCCCAGCGGCGCCCCGGCGAGCGGCGCCAGCCAGGCGGTGAAGCCGACGGTGCGCCAGAGGCGGCCGATGGAGATGGTGAGGAACGCGCGGACCAGGGTGGGGTCGAGATGGCTGCCCGACGACCGCACCAGCTCGCGCCGGGCGGCGGCGACACCCATCGGCCGCTTGTAGGGGCGGGCCGCGGTCATGGTCTCGAAGGCGTCGACGACGGCGACGACGCGGGCGCCGAGGGAGATCTCCCGGCCGCGCAGCCCCCGAGGATAGCCCCTGCCGTCCCAGCGCTCGTGGTGCTGTTCGACGGCGAGCGCCCACTCCCCCAGCCACTCCCGGATCGGCTCGATCAGCCGAGCCCCCTCGACGGGGTGCTGGCGCAGGCTCTTCCAGCCCTCGGGGCCGGGGTCGCCGCGCTTGTTCAGCACAGTGGCGGGGACGCTGAGCTTGCCGATGTCGTGCAGAAGCGCTGCCCACCGCAGCCGGTCGCGGGCCGCCGGGGGAAGCTTGAGCTCGTCGGCGAGCATGTCGGTGAAGATGCGCACCCGCTCGGAGTGCCCCCGGGTGGCGCGGTCGTGGGCGGTGAGCGCGGCCACCAGGGTGACGATGGTCTCGGTGGCGCGAGCGGGGGTGTCGCCGGCGCCCTCCGGCCCGGTCCAGGTGACCTCCGCCTCGAGGTCGCGCACCCGCCGGCGAGCCACCGCGAAGCGCGACGGGGCCCGATCCGGGAAGAGCAGCGAGAGCCGCAGCAGGGTCGCCAGCGGAATCAGCCGCTGCGCCATCCGCTGGAAGACGGCGAAGGCGAGCACCTCGACGATCAGGAAGGCCACCCACCAGATCGCCGCGCCGCCGACGTCGGAGGGACGGCGGAAGACCCGCCCCACCAGGAACGAGAGTGCCAGGGCGGCCACGATGGGCATCACGAAGACGGCGACGCGCAGCACCGCACTGAGAACCGGGCGTGCGCGCCACCGCGCGGATGCGACGCGCTCGGGCGGCGTGTTCGACGAGCTCATAAACCGCTGTGTGGGGGGACTCTTCCTGGGGCAACGACCCGCCAGCGCCGCCGCTGCTCTCGATGATACGTGCCCCGAGCCCGCTCGCAACCGTCTTTACCGCCGTCTTACATACGACGGCCGGTTCAGGCGTCGGCGCCGCCGGGCTGCCGAGATCAGGCCGCCCGGCGCGCCGCCTCCCAGCGGGCCTCGGCCTCGCCGCTCGGGGTCGACGGCGGCCCCATCCGGAAGGGCCAGATCTCCTCGGCGATGCGCCGCCAGTTGGCGGTGGCCTCGAGGCTGCCGAGCACCGCGTAGAGCCCGAGGTTGATCCGCTGCAGGATCACGTAGGCCCGGGGGATGTCGCTGTAGGGGGCGAGCGGGGTGCGGGTGTTGAAGTAGCGGCGCACCATCGCCGACGCGTACTCGCGGGTGATCGTCATCGGTGCGTCGCGCAGGACCGTCCGGTAGAACTGGCCGAGGTGCTCGACCACCACCTCGGTCGAGACCGGGGCCCCCCGCTGGATGAAGCCGGCGCGCTCGAGGGCGTCGCGGAAGCCCTCGCCGTCGTTCTCGACCGCGAGGAAGCGGGACGCGTCCTCGAGCGGCTGCAGGTCCTCGGCGGTGAAGTGCTTCACCAGCCCGAAGTCGAGGAAGCTCACCCTGCCGCCGCCGTGGAACAGGTAGTTGCCCGGGTGGGGATCGCCGTTGAAGGCGTGGAGCCGGTAGAGGCTGCGGAAGACGAAGCGGTCGATGGTCTCGCCGGCGAGGTCGCGCTCGCGCTGCGGCCAGGTGAGCAGCTCGTCGAAGCGGGCGCCGCTGACCAGCTCGGCGGTGAGCACCCGGGCGGTGCTCAGCTCGTCGACGACCGCGGGCACGTGGATGGTGGGGTGCCCCTCGTAGTAGGCGGAGAAGAGCCGCTGGTTCTCCGCCTCGATGCGATAGTCGACCTCCTCGCGCATCCGCTCGCCGAGCTCCTCGATCATCGAGCGGGTGTCGAGGCCGGGGAAGGCGCTGGCGGCGACCCGGCGCAGCAGGGCGACGTTGCGCAGGTCGGACTCCAGGCTGCGGGCGATGCCCGGGTACTGCACCTTCACGGCGACGGCGCGGCCGTCGTGGGTGATGGCACGGTGCACCTGACCGATCGAGGCGGCGGCGAAGGGCAGCCGGTCCCAGCGCGCGAAGACCCGCTCGGGAAGGTCGCCGAGCTCGTCGCGGACCATCGTCGCCGCCAGCTCCGCGCTCATCGGCGGGGCGTCGTGCTGGAGCCGCGCCATGGTGGTGCGGAAGCTCTCGGGAAGGCCGTCGTCGAGGTAGCTCGCCATCTGGCCGAGCTTCATCAGCGCGCCCTTCATCGACCCCAGCTCCTCGGCGACCTCGTCGGCGCTGCGCAGGGCGAGGTCGGTGCGCAGCTCGCGGCGGCGCTCCACCGAGGCGAAGATCAGCTGCGGCGACCGGGCGGCGTAGCGGCCGCCGATGCGCAGCGCCAGCCGGGCCATCGCGGCGCCGCGCTCGCCGCGCGACTGCAGCACCGCCATCCCCGCGCCGGGGCGGAGCAGACGGCGAAGCCCGAGTGCGCCGAGCCCGGCGAGGGCGGCGGTGGCGGCGACGGCGGCGGCGGCCCGCCTCATCCGGCGGCCCGGATCCGCGCCTCGATCCGCCGCCGTGCCTCGACCACCCCGGGCTCCGACTCGAAGGCGAAGTCGAGCACGCCGATGAGCTGCCGCACCGGCTCGCGCTCGAGCTCCGCGGGAGGCGGCGCCTCCCATCCGTAGAGCGAGCGCGCCCACTCCGGCAGGGTGCCGACCGCGACCCGGCCGACGTCGTGCCAGAGCTCCCGGGTGTCCTCGTCGAGGCCGGGAGGGTCGAGCACGATCGCCATCGCCTCGCGCGCCGCCGGCGTGGCCTGGACCAGGTCGACCGAGGTGAGGTAGCCGGTGAGCCCGGCGACGTCGTGGGGGATGATCTCCTCCGGGACGCCGAGGATCGAGGCGAAGCGCACCATCTCGGCCACGTAGGTGTCGGCCCCGGCGGCGTCGAGCCCGCGGCCGTAGGCGCGCATCACCTCGACGATCGAGTCGACCATGGCGGCGTGCACCCAGAGCAGCAGCGCCGGGTCCTCGGCGCTGTAGGCGAGGCCGGTGACCGGGTCGACGCCGTGCACCCGGGTGTGGATGTGGCGCACCCACGCCGCGGCGGCGAGGGCGGCGGCGCGCTCCCCGTAGGTGACGGTGAGCACGTAGCCGCTGGTGGCGGCGAGCCGCCCGAAGGGGTCGCGCTGCCAGTCGCTGTGCTCGGCGACCCCCGCCATCGGCAGCGGGTGGAGGGCCTGGAGCATCAGCGAGCGGATGCCCGCGACCAGGAAGCTGCGGTCACGGTGCACCCGCCACACCACCGACCGGGGCCCGAAGAGCCCGTCGTCGGCGGGGTGCTCGGGCACGCTGCGCACCAGGGTCCGAGCCAGCGGCTCCAGCGCGGTGGGCTGCATCTCCACCCCCACTCCTACGCGGCCCTCCTCATGCGCGGATCACGGCGCTCATCACGATAGAGCGTTCTGAGCGCCGACGCGCTCACCGGTGAGCGGACCTCCCCCGGGCCGTCATCTCCCTCGCCGATGACAGCCTTCCCCCTGCATCCAGGGTCACGCCCTCCCCGGCGAGGAGGGCGCGCTTGGCGGTGGGGCCGCCACAGCCGTAGTGGCCGATCCGCCCGTCGCGGCGGACCACCCGGTGGCAGGGCACCACCAGCGGCAGCGGGTTGCGCGCCAGCGCCGTGCCCACCGCCCGGGCGGCGCCGGGGTGGCCCACCCGGTCCGCCAGCCAGGAGTAGCTGCGGGTCTCGCCGGGCGGGATCGCGCAGGTCTCGAGGAGCACCCGGCGCTGGAACTCGCCGAGCCCCTCCAGCCGGGGCCGCCACTCCCCCCGGCCGCGGGCGGCGTCCTCGATCAGGTGGCGCAGCGGCGCGGGAAGCTCCACCGGCTCGGGGACGACCCCCAGCATCCCCAGGCACCACTCCTCCACCGTGGCGGCGGGGCCGTCCGGAAGGACCGCGATCGGCTCGGCGCCATCGTGGACCACCCACACCTCCCCCACCGCGGTGGTGGCCAGGCGCGAGCACAGCACCCCGCGCAGCATCGTGGTCGT is a genomic window of Candidatus Dormiibacterota bacterium containing:
- a CDS encoding HD-GYP domain-containing protein; this translates as MLRVAVFVMPIVAALALSFLVGRVFRRPSDVGGAAIWWVAFLIVEVLAFAVFQRMAQRLIPLATLLRLSLLFPDRAPSRFAVARRRVRDLEAEVTWTGPEGAGDTPARATETIVTLVAALTAHDRATRGHSERVRIFTDMLADELKLPPAARDRLRWAALLHDIGKLSVPATVLNKRGDPGPEGWKSLRQHPVEGARLIEPIREWLGEWALAVEQHHERWDGRGYPRGLRGREISLGARVVAVVDAFETMTAARPYKRPMGVAAARRELVRSSGSHLDPTLVRAFLTISIGRLWRTVGFTAWLAPLAGAPLGLIPRLLPAGSGAAGVTALVTTGTVALHPAVLPTAPPAPPAVSVPAQTQPPTAAGTSTTRVPPSAAASVMTTMSTTHQESSSSSATTVHTITTTTTATTTSHPTTTATTTGTTMTTTRSTTTGTTTGTTSRSTTTGAPSTTSTLTGTSTSLATSTTNATTAASPAATPQSTP
- a CDS encoding TlpA disulfide reductase family protein, whose translation is MTDTPTSTSSSTSSGGGRRLRLIAPLAAVAVALVAALLIARTGSGSPPGGSPGTGTPVAVSTDPARWELPRLNGPGLVRLADLRGKPVVVNFFASWCGPCRAELPVLSAMSTQLGDRVRFVGVDSEESGDGLGMARQYGVDRWPIAQDVGGRLNSGLHDALGAMGLPATAFYDAQGKLLGVKLGAFLHDTLRDRLNGLYGLGVN
- a CDS encoding AarF/ABC1/UbiB kinase family protein, producing the protein MRRAAAAVAATAALAGLGALGLRRLLRPGAGMAVLQSRGERGAAMARLALRIGGRYAARSPQLIFASVERRRELRTDLALRSADEVAEELGSMKGALMKLGQMASYLDDGLPESFRTTMARLQHDAPPMSAELAATMVRDELGDLPERVFARWDRLPFAAASIGQVHRAITHDGRAVAVKVQYPGIARSLESDLRNVALLRRVAASAFPGLDTRSMIEELGERMREEVDYRIEAENQRLFSAYYEGHPTIHVPAVVDELSTARVLTAELVSGARFDELLTWPQRERDLAGETIDRFVFRSLYRLHAFNGDPHPGNYLFHGGGRVSFLDFGLVKHFTAEDLQPLEDASRFLAVENDGEGFRDALERAGFIQRGAPVSTEVVVEHLGQFYRTVLRDAPMTITREYASAMVRRYFNTRTPLAPYSDIPRAYVILQRINLGLYAVLGSLEATANWRRIAEEIWPFRMGPPSTPSGEAEARWEAARRAA
- a CDS encoding MGMT family protein — encoded protein: MTTTMLRGVLCSRLATTAVGEVWVVHDGAEPIAVLPDGPAATVEEWCLGMLGVVPEPVELPAPLRHLIEDAARGRGEWRPRLEGLGEFQRRVLLETCAIPPGETRSYSWLADRVGHPGAARAVGTALARNPLPLVVPCHRVVRRDGRIGHYGCGGPTAKRALLAGEGVTLDAGGRLSSAREMTARGRSAHR
- a CDS encoding J domain-containing protein; the protein is MRSSTPTRFRDHYAILGVPHDAGEAEIKAAYRERAKQCHPDLHPGDAAAAERFRQISEARRVLLSPGSRSAFNLDRMEHEMRLEIVSVVHLRRRPQTAGRPAASAVPHAAIARPLWQGGGLIGAGIVLVLVCVTLLPFVTITGGAQPVSVSGFDGGALAGVLNSGAGALLLALAVAAVQGPVGHRRWEALVGFTGIWLLAVTGAEFDPHVLLGGFFASDLGLGLGARLLPLAIALTVCGAWLLRPVRQPATAARPQPAGAAPERA
- a CDS encoding oxygenase MpaB family protein, whose amino-acid sequence is MQPTALEPLARTLVRSVPEHPADDGLFGPRSVVWRVHRDRSFLVAGIRSLMLQALHPLPMAGVAEHSDWQRDPFGRLAATSGYVLTVTYGERAAALAAAAWVRHIHTRVHGVDPVTGLAYSAEDPALLLWVHAAMVDSIVEVMRAYGRGLDAAGADTYVAEMVRFASILGVPEEIIPHDVAGLTGYLTSVDLVQATPAAREAMAIVLDPPGLDEDTRELWHDVGRVAVGTLPEWARSLYGWEAPPPAELEREPVRQLIGVLDFAFESEPGVVEARRRIEARIRAAG